The Oncorhynchus nerka isolate Pitt River linkage group LG24, Oner_Uvic_2.0, whole genome shotgun sequence genome has a window encoding:
- the il12rb1 gene encoding interleukin-6 receptor subunit beta isoform X3, which produces MKNATYELFYSRSNSAASRTSLGSSRKSYICVQDNTVLNKVLVDIWVVAYMGNESCQSLNTTVTLSERVKYEAPQRMSMARSSSNLTLSWDNKKDAVIEVKFRRLEETSEKWKTFKKEVKQAMVTLENLQNESVYQLQVRQMSKHVKHPLWSDWTPILDVPTEIPNPPEVKWTVDDFNNGTRLLKLTWGTPPYPVSMQVNYNLSLHIWPCLLKRKNFTIVTTTEFSVYVTYSAVSGDIIAFNKVGKSSPTHILVPAKHISFPCKSWPNDRLIPIKYAHGFMKSCLEWYKSTDGETRPEKVNRSKLNGTVKKKLKLVRKKMDDYVRYYYLVHKQTDGKPQSTETCLMYKKEGAPSKAPDHFTAPILHVTTNSAMLHWKPIPVPDQRGFLTHYEICYTRRSQNNESQIESECLKSFASKTEYLVQNLTPGSIYNIHLAGATAAGSGPTTTIEITTKPLPQSVIGWIIAGIIAILITVCLFIIKRHKKKIFPPIPRPVVVESVNYRARNQSMHEKEEVHELQLYDNCSQDPNPEEATVLEVSETYECEDTDEKCLGDSSTPVSDPRSPDYKAQVLRLETPDSSQGEIDCLVTMLMYKNGLVFDMKAYSTEDVGIPL; this is translated from the exons ATGAAGAATGCAACTTATGAGCTTTTTTACAG CCGCTCCAATTCCGCTGCAAGTAGAACATCTTTGGGCAGTAGTAGGAAGAGCTATATCTGTGTGCAAGACAACACAGTGCTCAACAAAGTGTTGGTGGATATATGGGTGGTCGCTTACATGGGCAACGAGAGCTGCCAGTCACTTAATACAACTGTTACACTTTCTGAAAGAG TTAAGTATGAAGCTCCCCAACGTATGTCTATGGCAAGATCCTCGAGCAATCTTACCCTCAGCTGGGATAACAAGAAAG ATGCTGTCATAGAGGTGAAGTTCAGAAGACTAGAGGAAACCTCAGAGAAATGG AAGACATTTAAGAAAGAAGTCAAACAAG CCATGGTCACTCTGGAGAATCTCCAGAACGAATCTGTGTACCAACTACAGGTCAGACAAATGTCCAAGCATGTCAAACATCCCCTGTGGAGCGACTGGACTCCAATCCTGGACGTTCCCACTG AAATCCCAAATCCCCCAGAAGTTAAATGGACAGTAGACGATTTTAACAATGGTACTCGACTACTCAAGCTGACTTGGGGT ACACCACCTTATCCAGTCTCTATGCAGGTGAAttacaacctctctctccatatttggCCATGCCTACTAAAGCGAAAGAACTTCACCATTGTCACTACCACTGAGTTCAGTGTTTACGTGACTTACTCTGCTGTCAGTGGTGACATTATTGCCTTTAATAAAGTGGGAAAGTCATCCCCAACACATATCCTTGTCCCAGCAAAACATATTTCATTTCCCTGCAAGT CTTGGCCTAATGACAGACTCATCCCCATCAAGTATGCACATGGCTTTATGAAATCCTGCCTGGAGTGGTACAAGTCAACAGATGGAGAAACGCGACCAGAAAAAGTGAATAGATCAAAACTAAATGGAACCGTGAAGAAAAAACTAAAACTTGTCAGAAAAA AGATGGACGACTATGTACGTTACTATTACCTCGTTCAcaaacaaactgatggaaagccACAATCAACAGAGACGTGTCTCATGTATAAAAAGGAGGGTG CACCCAGTAAGGCACCTGATCATTTCACTGCTCCTATTCTTCATGTTACAACCAATTCTGCAATGCTGCATTGGAAACCTATTCCTGTGCCAGACCAGCGAGGTTTCCTTACACACTATGAAATCTGCTACACAAGGAGAAGCCAAAACAATGAGTCACAAATTGAATCTG AGTGTCTCAAGAGCTTTGCATCAAAAACAGAGTATCTTGTTCAAAACCTGACACCTGGGTCCATCTACAACATCCATCTCGCTGGAGCAACAGCTGCAGGTTCAGGACCAACGACAACTATCGAAATCACGACAAAGCCCCTACCCCAGTCCGTTATTG GTTGGATCATAGCTGGCATAATTGCAATATTAATAACAGTATGCTTGTTCATCATCAAGAG acataaaaaaaaaatcttcccACCAATACCACGTCCTGTGGTCGTAGAGTCGGTGAATTATCGAGCGAGGAATCAG AGTATGCATGAGAAGGAGGAGGTGCATGAGCTGCAGCTATATGACAACTGCAGCCAAGACCCCAACCCCGAGGAAGCCACTGTCCTGGAGGTGTCTGAGACATACGAGTGTGAAGACACGGACGAGAAGTGCCTGGGAGACTCCAGCACCCCAGTCAGTGACCCGCGGAGCCCTGATTACAAGGCCCAGGTGCTACGTCTAGAAACCCCTGATTCAAGCCAAGGAGAGATTGACTGTTTGGTCACCATGTTGATGTACAAGAACGGTCTGGTCTTTGATATGAAAGCATACTCCACCGAGGATGTCGGGATCCCACTTTAG
- the il12rb1 gene encoding interleukin-6 receptor subunit beta isoform X2, whose translation METKEHWFLQGFLLLAMVIAQGATIKYPSSPLCYKKTESDTIYTCEWETSESMKNATYELFYSRSNSAASRTSLGSSRKSYICVQDNTVLNKVLVDIWVVAYMGNESCQSLNTTVTLSERVKYEAPQRMSMARSSSNLTLSWDNKKDAVIEVKFRRLEETSEKWTFKKEVKQAMVTLENLQNESVYQLQVRQMSKHVKHPLWSDWTPILDVPTEIPNPPEVKWTVDDFNNGTRLLKLTWGTPPYPVSMQVNYNLSLHIWPCLLKRKNFTIVTTTEFSVYVTYSAVSGDIIAFNKVGKSSPTHILVPAKHISFPCKSWPNDRLIPIKYAHGFMKSCLEWYKSTDGETRPEKVNRSKLNGTVKKKLKLVRKKMDDYVRYYYLVHKQTDGKPQSTETCLMYKKEGAPSKAPDHFTAPILHVTTNSAMLHWKPIPVPDQRGFLTHYEICYTRRSQNNESQIESECLKSFASKTEYLVQNLTPGSIYNIHLAGATAAGSGPTTTIEITTKPLPQSVIGWIIAGIIAILITVCLFIIKRHKKKIFPPIPRPVVVESVNYRARNQSMHEKEEVHELQLYDNCSQDPNPEEATVLEVSETYECEDTDEKCLGDSSTPVSDPRSPDYKAQVLRLETPDSSQGEIDCLVTMLMYKNGLVFDMKAYSTEDVGIPL comes from the exons ATGGAGACAAAGGAACACTGGTTCTTGCAAGGATTTCTGCTTCTTGCTATGGTAATAGCTCAAG GGGCAACTATTAAATATCCTTCTAGTCCTCTGTGCTACAAGAAAACTGAAAGTGACACCATCTATACATGTGAATGGGAGACATCTGAATCTATGAAGAATGCAACTTATGAGCTTTTTTACAG CCGCTCCAATTCCGCTGCAAGTAGAACATCTTTGGGCAGTAGTAGGAAGAGCTATATCTGTGTGCAAGACAACACAGTGCTCAACAAAGTGTTGGTGGATATATGGGTGGTCGCTTACATGGGCAACGAGAGCTGCCAGTCACTTAATACAACTGTTACACTTTCTGAAAGAG TTAAGTATGAAGCTCCCCAACGTATGTCTATGGCAAGATCCTCGAGCAATCTTACCCTCAGCTGGGATAACAAGAAAG ATGCTGTCATAGAGGTGAAGTTCAGAAGACTAGAGGAAACCTCAGAGAAATGG ACATTTAAGAAAGAAGTCAAACAAG CCATGGTCACTCTGGAGAATCTCCAGAACGAATCTGTGTACCAACTACAGGTCAGACAAATGTCCAAGCATGTCAAACATCCCCTGTGGAGCGACTGGACTCCAATCCTGGACGTTCCCACTG AAATCCCAAATCCCCCAGAAGTTAAATGGACAGTAGACGATTTTAACAATGGTACTCGACTACTCAAGCTGACTTGGGGT ACACCACCTTATCCAGTCTCTATGCAGGTGAAttacaacctctctctccatatttggCCATGCCTACTAAAGCGAAAGAACTTCACCATTGTCACTACCACTGAGTTCAGTGTTTACGTGACTTACTCTGCTGTCAGTGGTGACATTATTGCCTTTAATAAAGTGGGAAAGTCATCCCCAACACATATCCTTGTCCCAGCAAAACATATTTCATTTCCCTGCAAGT CTTGGCCTAATGACAGACTCATCCCCATCAAGTATGCACATGGCTTTATGAAATCCTGCCTGGAGTGGTACAAGTCAACAGATGGAGAAACGCGACCAGAAAAAGTGAATAGATCAAAACTAAATGGAACCGTGAAGAAAAAACTAAAACTTGTCAGAAAAA AGATGGACGACTATGTACGTTACTATTACCTCGTTCAcaaacaaactgatggaaagccACAATCAACAGAGACGTGTCTCATGTATAAAAAGGAGGGTG CACCCAGTAAGGCACCTGATCATTTCACTGCTCCTATTCTTCATGTTACAACCAATTCTGCAATGCTGCATTGGAAACCTATTCCTGTGCCAGACCAGCGAGGTTTCCTTACACACTATGAAATCTGCTACACAAGGAGAAGCCAAAACAATGAGTCACAAATTGAATCTG AGTGTCTCAAGAGCTTTGCATCAAAAACAGAGTATCTTGTTCAAAACCTGACACCTGGGTCCATCTACAACATCCATCTCGCTGGAGCAACAGCTGCAGGTTCAGGACCAACGACAACTATCGAAATCACGACAAAGCCCCTACCCCAGTCCGTTATTG GTTGGATCATAGCTGGCATAATTGCAATATTAATAACAGTATGCTTGTTCATCATCAAGAG acataaaaaaaaaatcttcccACCAATACCACGTCCTGTGGTCGTAGAGTCGGTGAATTATCGAGCGAGGAATCAG AGTATGCATGAGAAGGAGGAGGTGCATGAGCTGCAGCTATATGACAACTGCAGCCAAGACCCCAACCCCGAGGAAGCCACTGTCCTGGAGGTGTCTGAGACATACGAGTGTGAAGACACGGACGAGAAGTGCCTGGGAGACTCCAGCACCCCAGTCAGTGACCCGCGGAGCCCTGATTACAAGGCCCAGGTGCTACGTCTAGAAACCCCTGATTCAAGCCAAGGAGAGATTGACTGTTTGGTCACCATGTTGATGTACAAGAACGGTCTGGTCTTTGATATGAAAGCATACTCCACCGAGGATGTCGGGATCCCACTTTAG
- the il12rb1 gene encoding interleukin-6 receptor subunit beta isoform X1, protein METKEHWFLQGFLLLAMVIAQGATIKYPSSPLCYKKTESDTIYTCEWETSESMKNATYELFYSRSNSAASRTSLGSSRKSYICVQDNTVLNKVLVDIWVVAYMGNESCQSLNTTVTLSERVKYEAPQRMSMARSSSNLTLSWDNKKDAVIEVKFRRLEETSEKWKTFKKEVKQAMVTLENLQNESVYQLQVRQMSKHVKHPLWSDWTPILDVPTEIPNPPEVKWTVDDFNNGTRLLKLTWGTPPYPVSMQVNYNLSLHIWPCLLKRKNFTIVTTTEFSVYVTYSAVSGDIIAFNKVGKSSPTHILVPAKHISFPCKSWPNDRLIPIKYAHGFMKSCLEWYKSTDGETRPEKVNRSKLNGTVKKKLKLVRKKMDDYVRYYYLVHKQTDGKPQSTETCLMYKKEGAPSKAPDHFTAPILHVTTNSAMLHWKPIPVPDQRGFLTHYEICYTRRSQNNESQIESECLKSFASKTEYLVQNLTPGSIYNIHLAGATAAGSGPTTTIEITTKPLPQSVIGWIIAGIIAILITVCLFIIKRHKKKIFPPIPRPVVVESVNYRARNQSMHEKEEVHELQLYDNCSQDPNPEEATVLEVSETYECEDTDEKCLGDSSTPVSDPRSPDYKAQVLRLETPDSSQGEIDCLVTMLMYKNGLVFDMKAYSTEDVGIPL, encoded by the exons ATGGAGACAAAGGAACACTGGTTCTTGCAAGGATTTCTGCTTCTTGCTATGGTAATAGCTCAAG GGGCAACTATTAAATATCCTTCTAGTCCTCTGTGCTACAAGAAAACTGAAAGTGACACCATCTATACATGTGAATGGGAGACATCTGAATCTATGAAGAATGCAACTTATGAGCTTTTTTACAG CCGCTCCAATTCCGCTGCAAGTAGAACATCTTTGGGCAGTAGTAGGAAGAGCTATATCTGTGTGCAAGACAACACAGTGCTCAACAAAGTGTTGGTGGATATATGGGTGGTCGCTTACATGGGCAACGAGAGCTGCCAGTCACTTAATACAACTGTTACACTTTCTGAAAGAG TTAAGTATGAAGCTCCCCAACGTATGTCTATGGCAAGATCCTCGAGCAATCTTACCCTCAGCTGGGATAACAAGAAAG ATGCTGTCATAGAGGTGAAGTTCAGAAGACTAGAGGAAACCTCAGAGAAATGG AAGACATTTAAGAAAGAAGTCAAACAAG CCATGGTCACTCTGGAGAATCTCCAGAACGAATCTGTGTACCAACTACAGGTCAGACAAATGTCCAAGCATGTCAAACATCCCCTGTGGAGCGACTGGACTCCAATCCTGGACGTTCCCACTG AAATCCCAAATCCCCCAGAAGTTAAATGGACAGTAGACGATTTTAACAATGGTACTCGACTACTCAAGCTGACTTGGGGT ACACCACCTTATCCAGTCTCTATGCAGGTGAAttacaacctctctctccatatttggCCATGCCTACTAAAGCGAAAGAACTTCACCATTGTCACTACCACTGAGTTCAGTGTTTACGTGACTTACTCTGCTGTCAGTGGTGACATTATTGCCTTTAATAAAGTGGGAAAGTCATCCCCAACACATATCCTTGTCCCAGCAAAACATATTTCATTTCCCTGCAAGT CTTGGCCTAATGACAGACTCATCCCCATCAAGTATGCACATGGCTTTATGAAATCCTGCCTGGAGTGGTACAAGTCAACAGATGGAGAAACGCGACCAGAAAAAGTGAATAGATCAAAACTAAATGGAACCGTGAAGAAAAAACTAAAACTTGTCAGAAAAA AGATGGACGACTATGTACGTTACTATTACCTCGTTCAcaaacaaactgatggaaagccACAATCAACAGAGACGTGTCTCATGTATAAAAAGGAGGGTG CACCCAGTAAGGCACCTGATCATTTCACTGCTCCTATTCTTCATGTTACAACCAATTCTGCAATGCTGCATTGGAAACCTATTCCTGTGCCAGACCAGCGAGGTTTCCTTACACACTATGAAATCTGCTACACAAGGAGAAGCCAAAACAATGAGTCACAAATTGAATCTG AGTGTCTCAAGAGCTTTGCATCAAAAACAGAGTATCTTGTTCAAAACCTGACACCTGGGTCCATCTACAACATCCATCTCGCTGGAGCAACAGCTGCAGGTTCAGGACCAACGACAACTATCGAAATCACGACAAAGCCCCTACCCCAGTCCGTTATTG GTTGGATCATAGCTGGCATAATTGCAATATTAATAACAGTATGCTTGTTCATCATCAAGAG acataaaaaaaaaatcttcccACCAATACCACGTCCTGTGGTCGTAGAGTCGGTGAATTATCGAGCGAGGAATCAG AGTATGCATGAGAAGGAGGAGGTGCATGAGCTGCAGCTATATGACAACTGCAGCCAAGACCCCAACCCCGAGGAAGCCACTGTCCTGGAGGTGTCTGAGACATACGAGTGTGAAGACACGGACGAGAAGTGCCTGGGAGACTCCAGCACCCCAGTCAGTGACCCGCGGAGCCCTGATTACAAGGCCCAGGTGCTACGTCTAGAAACCCCTGATTCAAGCCAAGGAGAGATTGACTGTTTGGTCACCATGTTGATGTACAAGAACGGTCTGGTCTTTGATATGAAAGCATACTCCACCGAGGATGTCGGGATCCCACTTTAG